Part of the Drosophila santomea strain STO CAGO 1482 chromosome 2L, Prin_Dsan_1.1, whole genome shotgun sequence genome is shown below.
TTGTACTTATTAGCCCGCACTAGCCCATTCATACCGCTAACAATTCGCGCTGCGCTGTAATCTCTTCATTTGTGGCTGGTTCGTTCTTTCAGCTCGCTTTCCCGGGCAGCAGTAAATTCCAAATTGTCTGTGCGGAGCCTTCACTCGGAGCACGACGCCATGTTCTACTCGATGTACGCCTACCTGTCCAACCTGCCGCGCCTCCATGTTTTGGGCATGGCGGTGGTGGCATACGTCGTCTATTACCTTATCCAGGTGGTCAAGGTGAGTGTAACACCAGCGATTGCATCACGTCCGGTGCGTGACTAATCACCCCATTGGGCTTTTAATTACAGCGACCGATAATCGCCTGTTCGGATGGGCCGTTTAAGCAGTATCTGATCCGCAAGGTGCCGACACTGGAGAACAAGTACTGGCCCACTTTTTGGTGTGTGGAGAGTCGTGCCCAGACCGTCCTTGCGAGCCTGCTGCGCTCCAAGAGTCTGCCGCGCGTCAACTACCGGCGCGAGATTCTCTCGCTGAAAGATGGTGGGGAGGTGGCCCTGGACTGGATGGAGGAGGGCTGCGCCTCGAGTGCTCCATGCATCCTCATCTTACCAGGTCTGACCGGCGAGTCGCAGGCGGAGTACATCAAGTGCCTGGTCTTTGCCGCCCAGCAGGCTGGAATGCGGGTGGTGGTGTTTAATAACCGCGGACTCGGCGGCATAGAACTGAAGACACCGCGTCTTTACTGCGCCGCCAACTGCGAGGATCTGTGCGAGGTAGTCCAGCATGTGCGGCGCACTTTGCCCGAAAAATGCAAGCTGGGGGCCACTGGGATCTCTATGGGAGGCTTGATTCTGGGCAATTATCTAGCCCGAAAGAGCGACGAAGCCAGGAGCTTCCTTTCGGCTGCAAAGATAATATCTGTGCCGTGGGATGTCCACAAGGGCAGCGCCAGCATCGAAAAGCCAGTGATCAACAGCTTGCTGGGACGCCACTTGGCTGGAAGTCTGTGCCGCACCTTACGCAATCACCTGGACATCTATAGAGATATTTACCAGGACTCTGACATTGATATTCAGCGCATTTTGCGCTGTAAGACCATCAAAGAGTTCGACGAGCTTTTCACGGCTAAGCAGTTCGGATATGCCCATGTGAATGACTACTACTCGGATGCCACGTTGCACAACAAACTCGATCACATTTCGGTGCCATTACTCTGCTTGAGTGCCGCTGATGATCCGTTCCAGCCACTGGATGCCATTCCCATTAAGGCGGCCAACCAGTGCACCCATGTGGCAATCGTGATTACGGCTCGTGGCGGACACATCGGCTTCCTCGAGGGCTGGTGGCCGTCCACCAAAGATCAGTACATGGGCCGCCTGTTCACGGAGTACTTTACCAAGGCTTTGTTCGACGAGGATGGCGAGTTCCAGCACACGGCCAACAAGATGCACGAGCGATTCTTGGCCAAGCAGACGGTGGCTCTGGCCTCCTCGTCACCGGTGCTGTTCGCCAAGAAGATAGACACCGATCAGTTGGACCACAAGGTCAAGCTGATGTGAAGCTGGTTCGCTAATCTAGCTCAGTTCTTGTC
Proteins encoded:
- the LOC120447089 gene encoding phospholipase ABHD3 isoform X2 gives rise to the protein MFYSMYAYLSNLPRLHVLGMAVVAYVVYYLIQVVKRPIIACSDGPFKQYLIRKVPTLENKYWPTFWCVESRAQTVLASLLRSKSLPRVNYRREILSLKDGGEVALDWMEEGCASSAPCILILPGLTGESQAEYIKCLVFAAQQAGMRVVVFNNRGLGGIELKTPRLYCAANCEDLCEVVQHVRRTLPEKCKLGATGISMGGLILGNYLARKSDEARSFLSAAKIISVPWDVHKGSASIEKPVINSLLGRHLAGSLCRTLRNHLDIYRDIYQDSDIDIQRILRCKTIKEFDELFTAKQFGYAHVNDYYSDATLHNKLDHISVPLLCLSAADDPFQPLDAIPIKAANQCTHVAIVITARGGHIGFLEGWWPSTKDQYMGRLFTEYFTKALFDEDGEFQHTANKMHERFLAKQTVALASSSPVLFAKKIDTDQLDHKVKLM
- the LOC120447089 gene encoding phospholipase ABHD3 isoform X1; translation: MLCALVRGPTTGHKLALYRSVSELLGPVHDIRCLSAGRGIYQRQPLSQSQLQNPAHRPDLLSLSRAAVNSKLSVRSLHSEHDAMFYSMYAYLSNLPRLHVLGMAVVAYVVYYLIQVVKRPIIACSDGPFKQYLIRKVPTLENKYWPTFWCVESRAQTVLASLLRSKSLPRVNYRREILSLKDGGEVALDWMEEGCASSAPCILILPGLTGESQAEYIKCLVFAAQQAGMRVVVFNNRGLGGIELKTPRLYCAANCEDLCEVVQHVRRTLPEKCKLGATGISMGGLILGNYLARKSDEARSFLSAAKIISVPWDVHKGSASIEKPVINSLLGRHLAGSLCRTLRNHLDIYRDIYQDSDIDIQRILRCKTIKEFDELFTAKQFGYAHVNDYYSDATLHNKLDHISVPLLCLSAADDPFQPLDAIPIKAANQCTHVAIVITARGGHIGFLEGWWPSTKDQYMGRLFTEYFTKALFDEDGEFQHTANKMHERFLAKQTVALASSSPVLFAKKIDTDQLDHKVKLM